From [Clostridium] symbiosum, a single genomic window includes:
- a CDS encoding amidohydrolase, translating into MKILIKNATVLTMDEEMHLYAPGYVLTRDGSIEELGEEKEVLPEADETIDAGGGILLPGFINTHCHVPMMPFRSLGDDCPDRLRRFLFPLENEAMTKELVALSARYGICEMLLAGVTTFTDMYYFEDEVAKACEELGIRGVLGETVIGQRTCDSEEPYGGLLLAEEFIKTWKGRELITPIIAPHATNTNSPWMLKKAYETALKYDTLCTLHASEMDYELTYFKDEYGQTPIEFLNTLGVLGDHLLAAHCIHLTERDIALLSESKTTVSHCIGSNTKAGKGVAPVKDLLAARIPVGLGTDGASSGNTLDLFTQMRLFASFHKTENRDRSLFPAKEIVKLATTGGAKTLHMEHVLGSLEPGKKADMVLVETDSVNMFPCYDPYSALVYSANASNVELVMVGGKVLVRGKRLVHADLKQIRKELEEGIGSFRKAAESYI; encoded by the coding sequence ATGAAAATTTTGATTAAAAATGCAACGGTCCTTACGATGGATGAGGAAATGCACCTTTATGCGCCCGGCTACGTCCTTACAAGGGACGGCAGTATTGAGGAGCTGGGAGAGGAGAAAGAAGTTCTTCCCGAGGCGGATGAAACAATCGATGCCGGCGGAGGAATTCTCCTCCCCGGCTTTATTAATACCCACTGCCATGTCCCGATGATGCCGTTCCGCAGCCTGGGGGACGACTGCCCCGACCGCCTGCGCCGTTTCCTGTTTCCGTTAGAAAATGAGGCCATGACCAAGGAACTCGTAGCCCTCTCCGCCAGATATGGAATCTGCGAGATGCTCCTGGCGGGCGTAACCACCTTTACGGACATGTATTATTTTGAGGACGAGGTGGCGAAGGCCTGCGAGGAGCTCGGCATCCGCGGCGTCCTGGGAGAGACCGTAATTGGCCAGCGGACCTGTGACAGCGAAGAGCCATACGGCGGACTTCTGCTGGCAGAAGAATTCATTAAGACGTGGAAAGGCCGCGAACTGATAACCCCCATCATCGCCCCCCACGCAACCAACACGAACAGCCCCTGGATGCTGAAAAAAGCATATGAGACGGCGCTCAAATACGACACGCTCTGCACACTCCACGCCAGCGAGATGGACTACGAGTTAACGTACTTCAAAGACGAGTACGGCCAGACGCCCATTGAGTTCCTGAACACCCTCGGCGTCCTGGGAGACCATCTCCTGGCGGCGCACTGTATCCATCTGACGGAGCGCGACATCGCCCTGCTTTCAGAGAGCAAAACCACGGTCAGCCACTGTATCGGCTCCAACACCAAGGCGGGCAAGGGCGTAGCCCCGGTAAAAGACCTTCTGGCAGCCAGGATCCCGGTGGGCCTCGGCACGGACGGAGCCTCCTCTGGCAACACACTGGACCTCTTCACCCAGATGCGCCTGTTTGCCTCCTTCCATAAAACAGAAAACCGCGACAGAAGTCTTTTCCCGGCAAAAGAAATCGTAAAACTCGCCACAACAGGAGGCGCAAAGACCCTCCACATGGAACATGTCCTGGGCTCCTTGGAGCCCGGGAAAAAGGCGGACATGGTCCTGGTAGAAACAGACTCCGTCAACATGTTCCCATGCTACGACCCATACTCCGCGCTTGTCTACTCCGCCAACGCATCCAATGTGGAACTGGTGATGGTCGGCGGAAAGGTGCTGGTAAGAGGAAAGCGGCTGGTACATGCCGATCTGAAGCAGATCCGGAAAGAGCTGGAGGAGGGGATTGGGAGCTTCAGGAAAGCGGCGGAATCTTATATTTAG
- a CDS encoding chloride channel protein, with product MYQFDKNTPLGKNLHYFVKWSAISVIIGLVTGLVGTAFGHAVLWVSAYFRSHPWTILFLPVCGLLITGVYHLLKEDKNRGTNMVIESIYSGTEITFGTAPAVFIGTLLTHIAGGSSGREGAALQMGGSIGNQIGKALRLDEKDIKIAVMCGMSGAFAALFGTPVAAAVFSMEVISIGVMYYAALVPCIFSSFLGAAVAKHLGLHPEAFSIGAVPEFGLKMGVLIVILGILCALVAELFCIVLHGAGHLYVKHFPSPAKRIAIGGLLVIVLTLVTRNIDYNGSGIRLIEKCFEGEVDYTAFLWKILFTAVTLEAGFKGGEIVPTLTIGATFGCTFAMLTGQPHGLMAASGMLALFVGVTNCPITTLLLGLELFGYSAMPYFVVIIAVSFTLSGYYSLYSSQKFVYSKTKTEYINRKTNDFIPYQRKNFTSPEE from the coding sequence ATGTATCAATTTGATAAAAATACACCCCTTGGCAAAAACCTTCATTATTTTGTCAAGTGGAGTGCGATATCCGTCATAATCGGACTGGTGACGGGACTGGTGGGGACGGCTTTCGGCCATGCCGTTCTGTGGGTGTCTGCCTATTTCAGGAGCCATCCATGGACGATTCTGTTCCTCCCGGTCTGCGGCCTTCTGATTACCGGCGTATATCATCTGCTTAAAGAGGATAAGAACCGTGGAACCAACATGGTAATCGAGTCCATTTATTCAGGAACGGAGATTACCTTTGGGACGGCTCCCGCCGTTTTCATAGGAACTCTTCTGACACACATTGCAGGCGGTTCCTCCGGAAGAGAGGGAGCTGCCCTCCAGATGGGCGGAAGCATCGGCAACCAGATAGGAAAAGCCCTCCGCCTGGATGAAAAAGATATAAAGATCGCCGTCATGTGCGGAATGAGCGGAGCCTTTGCCGCCCTGTTCGGAACACCGGTGGCGGCTGCCGTATTTTCAATGGAAGTCATCAGTATCGGCGTCATGTATTATGCCGCGTTAGTCCCCTGCATTTTTTCTTCGTTCCTGGGGGCGGCGGTGGCAAAACATCTCGGCCTGCATCCGGAGGCGTTTTCAATCGGGGCAGTTCCGGAGTTCGGCCTTAAAATGGGCGTGCTGATTGTGATTCTCGGAATTCTCTGCGCCCTTGTTGCGGAGCTGTTCTGTATCGTGCTGCACGGCGCGGGCCATCTGTACGTTAAACACTTTCCGTCGCCTGCAAAAAGGATTGCCATAGGCGGCCTTCTCGTGATCGTGCTGACCCTGGTGACCAGAAACATCGACTACAACGGAAGCGGCATCCGTCTGATTGAAAAATGCTTTGAAGGTGAAGTGGATTACACTGCTTTCTTATGGAAAATCCTGTTTACTGCCGTCACGCTGGAAGCCGGATTTAAAGGCGGCGAGATAGTCCCGACCCTGACGATCGGCGCGACGTTCGGCTGTACCTTTGCCATGCTGACCGGCCAGCCCCATGGGCTGATGGCGGCCAGCGGAATGCTGGCTCTCTTCGTAGGCGTGACAAACTGTCCGATCACGACTCTGCTTTTGGGCCTTGAACTGTTCGGATATTCGGCAATGCCATATTTTGTTGTGATCATCGCGGTAAGTTTTACCCTGTCCGGATACTACAGCCTGTATTCCAGCCAGAAATTTGTCTATTCCAAGACGAAAACAGAATATATCAACCGTAAGACCAACGACTTTATCCCATATCAGAGAAAGAACTTCACATCCCCTGAGGAATAG
- the ilvA gene encoding threonine ammonia-lyase, giving the protein MNGELEEEVRGESEMDEKLTLEKFEEATEAVTKVISETKLVYSEHFSNMTGNKVYFKPENMQYTGAYKVRGAYYKISTLTEEEKSKGLITASAGNHAQGVAYAAKLAGIKAVIVMPTTTPLMKVNRTRSYGAEVVLCGDVFDEALAHANELAAEHGYTFIHPFNDLDVATGQGTIAMEIIKELPTVDYILVPIGGGGLCTGVATLAKLLNPKIKIIGVEPAGANCMQESLKAGKIVSLPSVNTIADGTAVQTPGDLLLPYIQENVDKIITIEDSELIVAFLDMVENHKMIVENSGLLTVAALKHLNVNKKKIVSILSGGNMDVITMASIVQHGLIQRDRIFTVSVLLPDKPGELAKVSTLMAAEQGNVIKLEHNQFVSINRNAAVELRITVEAFGTEHKERIVDALKAAGYRPKLVKSKGIYEA; this is encoded by the coding sequence ATGAACGGGGAATTAGAAGAGGAAGTAAGAGGAGAAAGTGAAATGGACGAAAAACTGACACTGGAGAAATTCGAAGAAGCGACGGAAGCCGTCACAAAAGTGATCTCTGAGACAAAGCTTGTATACAGTGAACATTTTTCTAACATGACGGGAAACAAGGTTTACTTTAAACCTGAAAATATGCAGTATACGGGAGCCTACAAGGTCCGCGGAGCATACTATAAGATCAGCACGCTGACAGAAGAAGAAAAGAGCAAGGGGCTGATTACGGCCTCCGCCGGCAACCATGCCCAGGGAGTCGCTTACGCGGCCAAGCTGGCGGGAATCAAGGCGGTAATTGTTATGCCTACCACAACGCCCCTTATGAAGGTGAACAGGACGAGAAGCTACGGGGCCGAGGTGGTTCTGTGCGGAGACGTGTTTGACGAGGCCCTGGCCCATGCCAATGAGCTGGCTGCGGAGCACGGCTATACATTCATCCATCCGTTCAATGATCTGGACGTGGCGACCGGACAGGGAACCATAGCTATGGAAATCATCAAAGAGCTTCCGACGGTCGACTATATCCTGGTGCCTATCGGCGGCGGCGGGCTCTGCACCGGCGTGGCCACACTGGCAAAGCTTTTAAACCCAAAGATCAAAATTATCGGAGTGGAGCCTGCCGGCGCAAACTGCATGCAGGAGTCCCTGAAAGCGGGTAAGATCGTGTCCCTTCCTTCCGTGAATACCATCGCGGACGGCACGGCGGTACAGACTCCGGGCGATCTTCTGCTTCCGTACATACAGGAGAATGTGGATAAGATTATCACAATCGAGGACTCCGAACTGATCGTTGCCTTCCTGGACATGGTGGAGAACCACAAGATGATCGTGGAAAATTCCGGCCTTCTGACCGTGGCGGCTTTAAAACACCTGAATGTCAATAAGAAAAAGATTGTTTCCATCCTGAGCGGAGGAAACATGGATGTAATTACAATGGCCTCCATTGTACAGCACGGTCTGATCCAGAGGGATCGTATCTTCACCGTCTCCGTACTCCTTCCCGACAAGCCGGGAGAGCTTGCTAAGGTTTCCACCCTCATGGCTGCGGAACAGGGTAATGTTATCAAACTGGAGCACAACCAGTTCGTCAGCATCAACCGTAACGCGGCAGTGGAGCTGCGCATCACCGTGGAAGCGTTTGGCACAGAGCACAAAGAAAGGATTGTAGATGCGCTGAAAGCGGCCGGATACCGCCCGAAACTCGTTAAATCAAAAGGAATTTACGAAGCATAA
- the ftsY gene encoding signal recognition particle-docking protein FtsY, whose product MSEGKKGFFGRLVEGLTKTRNSIVSGIDSIFSGFSAIDDDFYEEIEETLIMGDLGIQTTMAIVEDLRQKVKENHIKEPSECKELLINSIKGQMDLGENAYEFENRKSVVLVIGVNGVGKTTSVGKLAGQLKDQGKKVILAAADTFRAAAIEQLTEWSNRAGVELIAQQEGSDPAAVIFDAIAAAKSRNADVLICDTAGRLHNKKNLMEELKKINRIIDKEYPDAYRETLVVLDGTTGQNALSQAKQFMEVADITGIILTKLDGTAKGGIAVAIQSELGIPVKYVGIGEKIDDLQKFDANDFVNALFKRPEERVE is encoded by the coding sequence ATGAGTGAAGGGAAAAAAGGCTTTTTTGGCCGTCTGGTGGAAGGTCTTACAAAGACCAGGAATTCCATTGTATCGGGAATTGATTCGATTTTCAGCGGTTTTTCCGCGATTGACGACGACTTTTACGAGGAGATAGAAGAGACCCTGATTATGGGAGATTTGGGAATCCAGACAACGATGGCAATCGTGGAGGATCTGCGCCAGAAGGTGAAGGAGAACCACATCAAGGAGCCGTCGGAGTGCAAGGAACTTCTGATCAACAGCATTAAAGGCCAGATGGATCTGGGTGAGAATGCATATGAATTTGAGAACAGAAAGTCCGTTGTCCTTGTGATTGGCGTAAACGGCGTAGGCAAGACCACATCGGTCGGCAAGCTTGCCGGCCAGTTAAAGGACCAGGGTAAGAAGGTAATCCTGGCTGCGGCCGACACCTTCCGCGCTGCGGCGATAGAGCAGCTTACGGAATGGTCCAACCGGGCGGGCGTGGAACTGATTGCCCAGCAGGAGGGTTCCGACCCGGCAGCCGTTATTTTCGACGCGATTGCGGCGGCGAAGTCGAGAAATGCGGACGTTCTGATCTGCGATACCGCGGGCAGGCTCCACAACAAGAAGAACTTGATGGAGGAGCTTAAAAAGATCAACCGGATTATTGACAAGGAATACCCGGATGCATACAGAGAGACGCTTGTCGTGCTGGACGGAACCACCGGCCAGAACGCCCTCTCACAGGCCAAACAGTTCATGGAAGTGGCCGATATCACCGGAATTATCTTGACCAAGCTGGACGGGACGGCCAAGGGCGGAATCGCCGTGGCAATCCAGTCAGAACTGGGAATACCGGTGAAGTATGTGGGAATCGGAGAAAAGATAGATGATTTGCAGAAATTTGATGCCAATGATTTTGTAAACGCGTTATTTAAACGGCCGGAGGAGAGAGTGGAATGA
- the smc gene encoding chromosome segregation protein SMC, which yields MYLKSIEIQGFKSFANKILFEFHNGITGIVGPNGSGKSNVADAVRWVLGEQRIKQLRGGSMQDVIFSGTQMRKPQGFAYVAITLDNSDHKLPISFDEVTISRRLYRSGESEYKINGSSCRLKDINELFYDTGIGKEGYSIIGQGQIDKILSGKPEERRELFDEAAGIVKFKRRKLIAQKKLEDEKQNLVRVSDILSELEKQVGPLAKQSEAAREYLRLKESLKTYDANLFLNETEVLKGQLKEIEERETVVTGDLETVRSESARLKAEYDELSRTVEGLEELISERRDALNRAGLSRESLEGHIRVLGEQINTERMNEEHIKNRVSSIDGEIAQRDKGREEYENERAKLSRRIKEVTESLAAAEQALAVKDGELQSLETMIEEAKAEIIRALNEKAGLAARQQRYETMLEQVDVRRAEVIQKLLKFKSDESVQDEALKEEEAKLKEIETRLSELNERENALTAEAAAADEEVKRLGRNLNSTQQEYHTSYTKMESLKNLAERYDGYGNSIRRVMEVRDRIYGIHGVVADLISTTKEYEIAIETALGGSIQNIVTNSEHTAKQLIEYLKKNKYGRATFLPLTSVSNKGTFNQGGALKEKGVLGLANELVTVDKQYEGLAGYLLGRVVVVDHIDNAIALAKKYRYSLRIVTLEGELLNAGGSMTGGAFKNSSNLLGRRREIEELEEKCRKALVTVDEIQKDLVLNEGVLAETKEALEKVKTEKQAAYIEENTAQMNLSRMEGKKREIVESSADLVAENRELEEQLKELKENRAQLLEEAGRLIALGELKNREVEEHTGKLEVLKLERETNASELSAVQLKAAQVKQQDSFIQENIKRVCDEISRLKLEKEELAQGGSDSSRTIEAKQAEIEALKLQIEETLTNSLELEQSMAEKVREKEEKTGRQKTFFDKKEELSERMNLLDRDLFRLQSQKEKLSERMENQTNYMWNEYELTWSTAEKLRNVELGPVSEMKKQIEKLKTQIKALGNVNVNAIEDYKEVSERYEFMKTQHDDLITAEETLLKIIDELDMGMRRQFEEKFREIRQEFDKVFKELFGGGHGALELQEDEDILEAGIQIISQPPGKKLQNMMQLSGGEKALTAIALLFAIQNLKPSPFCLLDEIEAALDDSNVDRFAGYLHKLTKYTQFIVITHRRGTMIASDRLYGITMQEKGVSTLVSVSLIEDKLEQ from the coding sequence ATGTATTTAAAAAGTATTGAGATCCAGGGATTTAAGTCATTTGCCAATAAAATCCTGTTTGAATTTCATAACGGCATCACGGGTATTGTGGGGCCGAACGGCAGCGGCAAGAGCAATGTCGCCGACGCGGTCCGCTGGGTTCTCGGAGAACAGCGAATCAAGCAGCTCAGGGGCGGCTCGATGCAGGACGTCATTTTTTCCGGGACACAGATGCGCAAGCCCCAGGGCTTTGCCTATGTGGCAATCACGCTGGACAATTCGGATCACAAGCTGCCGATCAGCTTTGACGAAGTCACGATTTCAAGGCGTCTTTACCGTTCCGGTGAGAGTGAATACAAGATTAATGGCAGTTCCTGCCGTCTGAAGGATATTAACGAGCTTTTTTACGACACGGGAATCGGCAAAGAGGGGTATTCCATTATCGGACAGGGCCAGATTGATAAGATTCTGAGCGGAAAGCCGGAGGAGAGGCGGGAACTCTTTGACGAGGCCGCCGGTATCGTCAAGTTTAAGCGCAGAAAGCTGATCGCCCAGAAGAAACTGGAGGACGAGAAGCAGAACCTGGTCCGCGTCTCCGATATTCTGTCGGAGCTGGAAAAACAGGTCGGCCCCCTTGCAAAGCAGTCGGAAGCCGCCAGGGAGTACCTGCGCTTAAAGGAAAGCTTAAAAACCTACGATGCCAACCTGTTTTTAAACGAGACGGAAGTCCTGAAGGGGCAGCTGAAGGAGATAGAAGAGCGGGAAACCGTTGTAACCGGCGACTTGGAGACGGTAAGGAGCGAGTCGGCCAGGCTGAAGGCCGAGTACGATGAACTCAGCCGGACGGTGGAAGGGCTGGAAGAACTGATTTCGGAAAGACGGGACGCCCTGAACCGGGCCGGGCTGTCGAGGGAAAGCTTAGAGGGCCATATCCGGGTTCTGGGAGAGCAGATCAACACGGAGCGGATGAATGAGGAACATATTAAAAACCGTGTAAGTTCGATTGACGGCGAGATTGCCCAGAGAGATAAAGGCAGGGAAGAATACGAAAACGAGCGGGCCAAACTGTCGCGGAGAATTAAAGAAGTGACGGAGAGCCTGGCTGCGGCGGAACAGGCCCTGGCCGTAAAAGACGGGGAGCTGCAGTCCCTTGAAACGATGATAGAGGAGGCAAAGGCGGAGATTATCCGCGCCCTGAATGAAAAAGCCGGGCTGGCCGCCAGACAGCAGCGCTATGAGACGATGCTGGAACAGGTGGATGTGCGCAGGGCGGAGGTCATCCAGAAGCTCCTGAAGTTTAAGAGCGACGAATCCGTACAGGACGAGGCCCTGAAGGAAGAGGAGGCAAAGCTTAAGGAGATAGAAACCAGGCTTTCAGAGCTTAATGAGAGGGAGAATGCCCTGACGGCGGAGGCCGCAGCGGCCGACGAGGAAGTGAAACGCCTCGGCAGAAACTTAAATTCCACCCAGCAGGAATACCACACGAGCTACACGAAGATGGAATCGCTTAAGAACCTGGCGGAACGGTACGACGGCTACGGCAACAGCATACGCCGCGTCATGGAGGTCAGGGACCGCATCTATGGAATCCACGGCGTTGTGGCCGACCTTATTTCCACGACTAAAGAATATGAGATAGCGATTGAGACGGCTCTCGGCGGCAGCATCCAGAACATTGTCACCAATTCGGAACACACGGCCAAGCAGCTCATCGAATATCTGAAAAAGAATAAATACGGCAGGGCTACCTTCCTTCCGCTCACCAGCGTCTCGAACAAGGGAACTTTTAACCAGGGAGGCGCCCTGAAGGAAAAAGGCGTTTTAGGCCTCGCGAATGAACTGGTGACGGTGGACAAACAATATGAGGGACTGGCAGGCTACCTGTTAGGCCGCGTCGTCGTGGTCGACCACATCGACAATGCTATCGCGCTGGCGAAGAAATACAGATATTCCCTGAGAATCGTCACCCTGGAAGGAGAACTCTTAAATGCCGGAGGTTCGATGACGGGAGGCGCTTTCAAGAACAGCAGCAATCTTCTGGGACGCAGAAGAGAGATAGAGGAACTGGAAGAAAAATGCAGAAAAGCCCTGGTCACGGTGGATGAGATACAGAAGGACTTGGTTTTAAATGAGGGAGTCCTGGCCGAGACAAAAGAAGCCCTGGAGAAAGTAAAGACGGAGAAACAGGCCGCATACATCGAAGAGAACACGGCGCAGATGAACCTTTCCAGAATGGAGGGAAAGAAGCGCGAGATTGTGGAATCTTCCGCGGATCTGGTTGCCGAAAACAGGGAGCTGGAGGAGCAGTTAAAGGAGCTGAAGGAGAACCGTGCCCAGCTTTTAGAGGAAGCCGGGCGCCTGATTGCACTCGGGGAGCTTAAAAACAGGGAAGTGGAAGAACATACCGGAAAGCTGGAAGTCCTCAAATTGGAGCGGGAGACGAATGCATCGGAACTTTCCGCCGTACAATTAAAAGCGGCCCAGGTGAAACAGCAGGACAGCTTCATCCAGGAGAACATAAAGCGTGTCTGTGATGAAATTTCCAGACTGAAGCTTGAAAAAGAAGAGCTGGCGCAGGGCGGCAGCGACAGCAGCCGGACCATCGAAGCGAAACAGGCGGAGATTGAGGCCCTGAAACTGCAGATAGAGGAAACTCTTACTAATTCTCTTGAACTGGAACAGTCCATGGCTGAGAAGGTAAGGGAAAAAGAGGAGAAGACGGGAAGGCAGAAGACCTTTTTTGACAAAAAGGAAGAACTGTCCGAACGGATGAACCTTCTGGACCGGGATTTATTCCGGCTTCAGAGCCAGAAGGAAAAACTGTCGGAACGGATGGAAAACCAGACGAATTACATGTGGAATGAGTACGAACTCACCTGGTCCACGGCTGAAAAGCTGAGGAACGTGGAACTGGGTCCGGTTTCCGAGATGAAAAAGCAAATTGAAAAACTGAAGACGCAGATCAAAGCGCTTGGAAACGTCAATGTCAATGCCATCGAGGATTATAAAGAGGTGTCGGAACGGTACGAGTTCATGAAAACGCAGCACGACGACCTGATCACGGCGGAGGAGACGCTTTTAAAGATTATCGACGAGCTGGACATGGGAATGCGCAGGCAGTTCGAAGAAAAATTCCGGGAAATCAGACAGGAGTTCGACAAGGTCTTTAAAGAGCTGTTCGGAGGAGGCCACGGCGCCCTGGAACTTCAGGAGGATGAGGACATCCTGGAAGCCGGGATTCAAATTATCTCACAGCCCCCGGGCAAGAAACTGCAGAATATGATGCAGCTTTCCGGCGGAGAGAAGGCGCTCACCGCGATTGCCCTTTTGTTCGCTATCCAGAACCTGAAACCGTCGCCCTTCTGTCTCCTGGACGAGATCGAGGCGGCGCTCGACGATTCCAACGTTGACCGCTTTGCAGGATACCTGCACAAGCTTACAAAATACACACAGTTTATCGTCATCACCCACAGAAGGGGAACCATGATTGCATCGGACCGCCTTTACGGCATCACGATGCAGGAAAAGGGAGTGTCGACCCTGGTTTCCGTCAGCCTGATTGAGGATAAGCTGGAACAATGA
- the rnc gene encoding ribonuclease III — protein MDKKLIELEEKTGYKFRDPQLLTRAMTHSSYANECHKSKLECNERLEFLGDAVLEIVSSDFLFHKFPDMPEGDLTKTRASMVCEPTLAYCAEELTLGKYLLLGKGEEATGGRNRNSVVSDAMEALIGAIYLDGGFASAKEFIHKFILNDMEHKKLFYDSKTILQEIVQSQFEDGLSYQLLREEGPDHNKLFEVAAIIGEKEIGRGTGRTKKAAEQLAAYRGILKIKKS, from the coding sequence ATGGATAAAAAATTGATAGAACTGGAAGAAAAGACAGGCTACAAGTTCCGCGATCCGCAGCTTCTTACGCGGGCCATGACCCACAGCTCCTATGCCAATGAATGCCACAAGAGCAAGCTGGAGTGCAACGAGCGCCTGGAATTTCTCGGCGACGCCGTACTGGAAATCGTGTCCAGTGACTTTCTGTTTCACAAATTCCCGGACATGCCGGAGGGAGACTTGACAAAGACGAGGGCCAGCATGGTCTGCGAACCGACTCTTGCCTACTGTGCGGAGGAACTGACACTGGGAAAATATCTGCTCCTTGGAAAAGGGGAGGAGGCAACAGGCGGACGGAACCGGAATTCCGTTGTTTCCGATGCGATGGAGGCCCTGATCGGGGCTATTTACCTGGACGGTGGTTTTGCTAGTGCAAAAGAGTTTATTCACAAATTCATCCTGAATGACATGGAACACAAAAAGCTCTTTTATGATAGCAAGACTATCTTGCAGGAGATTGTGCAGAGCCAGTTTGAGGACGGGCTCAGTTATCAGCTTCTGAGGGAGGAAGGACCGGATCACAATAAGCTTTTTGAGGTCGCGGCTATTATCGGAGAGAAAGAGATAGGACGCGGCACCGGAAGGACGAAGAAAGCGGCGGAACAGCTTGCCGCCTACCGCGGCATACTAAAAATTAAGAAATCATAG
- the acpP gene encoding acyl carrier protein — MEFEKLQQIIAEVLNTEPDDITLGTTFVDDLGADSLDIFQIIMGIEEEFDIEIPTEAAEKIVTVGDAVDQIKNALN, encoded by the coding sequence ATGGAATTTGAGAAATTACAGCAAATCATTGCAGAGGTATTAAATACGGAGCCGGACGATATCACGCTGGGAACTACATTCGTTGACGATCTGGGAGCAGATTCACTTGACATCTTTCAGATTATCATGGGTATCGAGGAAGAGTTCGATATCGAGATTCCGACGGAAGCCGCAGAGAAGATTGTAACAGTCGGAGATGCAGTAGATCAGATTAAGAATGCCTTAAATTAA
- the plsX gene encoding phosphate acyltransferase PlsX, with translation MIRVAVDAMGGDNAPGEIVAGAVMAANTRKDIKILLVGQQERVSSELEKHTYNTDQIEIVNATEVIETEEPPVNAIRKKKDSSIVVGMNMVRHGEADAIVSAGSSGAILVGGQVIVGRIKGVERPPLAPLIPTENGVSLLIDCGANVDARPSHLVQFAKMGSVYMEHAMGIKNPRVAIVNIGAEEEKGNALVKETFPLLKECGDINFTGSIEAREIPHGGADVIVAEAFTGNVILKLYEGVGATLISKVKAGMMTSLRSKIGALLVKPALKETLKSFDASQYGGAPLLGLNGLVVKTHGSSKRTEVCNSIIQCVTFKEQGINEKIKESLFPVEGQSEER, from the coding sequence ATGATAAGAGTAGCGGTAGATGCAATGGGCGGTGACAACGCACCAGGGGAAATTGTCGCCGGAGCCGTTATGGCAGCGAACACCAGAAAAGACATAAAGATTCTTCTGGTCGGTCAGCAGGAACGTGTATCGTCTGAATTAGAGAAGCATACATATAATACTGATCAGATCGAGATTGTAAATGCAACCGAAGTGATTGAGACCGAGGAACCGCCGGTGAATGCCATCCGGAAGAAGAAGGACTCCTCCATCGTGGTCGGAATGAATATGGTACGCCACGGTGAAGCGGACGCGATTGTCTCGGCCGGAAGTTCGGGAGCAATTCTGGTGGGCGGACAGGTGATTGTAGGAAGAATCAAGGGAGTGGAACGCCCTCCTCTGGCTCCTCTTATTCCCACGGAAAACGGAGTATCACTGCTAATCGACTGCGGCGCCAACGTGGATGCAAGGCCGTCCCATCTCGTGCAGTTTGCAAAGATGGGTTCCGTTTATATGGAACATGCGATGGGAATTAAAAATCCGCGCGTGGCAATCGTAAACATCGGAGCTGAGGAGGAGAAGGGCAACGCTCTGGTAAAAGAAACGTTTCCGCTTTTGAAAGAATGCGGTGACATCAATTTTACTGGCAGCATCGAGGCCCGGGAGATCCCTCACGGGGGAGCCGACGTTATTGTGGCGGAGGCGTTCACCGGCAATGTTATTCTTAAACTGTACGAAGGTGTAGGGGCGACACTCATATCCAAAGTAAAAGCGGGAATGATGACCAGCCTGCGTTCTAAAATCGGAGCCCTGCTTGTAAAACCGGCCCTGAAGGAAACACTGAAAAGTTTTGATGCCAGCCAGTATGGCGGCGCGCCTCTTCTGGGGCTGAACGGCCTGGTTGTGAAAACACACGGCAGTTCAAAACGAACCGAAGTATGTAATTCCATTATTCAATGCGTCACATTTAAAGAGCAGGGAATAAACGAAAAAATCAAAGAGAGCCTCTTCCCGGTGGAAGGGCAATCAGAAGAAAGGTGA